Proteins from a single region of Balneola sp. MJW-20:
- a CDS encoding TolC family protein codes for MVLSIAMVLCTIPVHAQEIPGILYPEEFLEIVKKHHPVAVQADLQPQRGSASVLMARGGFEPKVYTDIARKYFKEQEYYQLIDAGLKIPTWFGMELKAGYEQNTGVFLNPENNTSGGGLWYAGVNIPIGQGLFIDERRAQLRKARLYQSMTEADRQIILNELLLEAGEAYWNWFFAHHANNTYETALQLAEQRLRAVRDGARLGDLPAIDTLEAGIQVQNRQLALEQAKLDLKNAEALLGVYMWAEGIVPLELDSLSVPVTMDYVNQELSDSLMTRSATELISDHPELRNVSFKIEQLRVDRRWKVEQFKPSLNLSFNPLMEADGNPVAGFSPENYKAGLTFSMPILFRKERGGLREADIKIRETELQQLNKRQTLTFKFINSLNELSTSYEQIGLYSQTVLDYQRLLDGERRKFNTGESSLFLVNSRESSYINARIKLIELKSKNNMALLKSLYSLGKLPESKFTTL; via the coding sequence ATGGTGCTAAGTATTGCGATGGTTCTTTGCACGATTCCCGTTCATGCCCAGGAAATTCCCGGTATTCTGTATCCGGAAGAGTTTCTTGAGATCGTGAAAAAACATCACCCTGTAGCCGTACAGGCTGATCTTCAACCTCAGAGAGGAAGTGCGAGTGTACTCATGGCCAGAGGTGGCTTTGAGCCAAAAGTATATACCGATATTGCCCGCAAATATTTTAAAGAACAGGAATATTATCAGCTTATCGATGCCGGACTTAAAATTCCAACCTGGTTTGGCATGGAACTAAAGGCAGGCTATGAGCAAAATACCGGGGTCTTTTTAAATCCCGAGAATAATACTTCCGGAGGAGGATTATGGTATGCCGGGGTTAATATTCCTATCGGTCAGGGACTTTTTATTGATGAGCGAAGAGCTCAGCTGAGGAAAGCGCGTCTGTATCAGAGTATGACGGAGGCAGACCGGCAGATCATTTTAAATGAGTTGCTGCTGGAAGCCGGAGAGGCATACTGGAACTGGTTTTTCGCCCATCATGCTAACAACACTTATGAAACGGCTCTGCAATTAGCTGAACAGCGGCTGAGGGCCGTAAGGGATGGTGCCAGACTTGGAGATCTGCCGGCGATAGACACGCTGGAAGCAGGAATTCAGGTACAGAATCGTCAGCTTGCTTTGGAGCAGGCTAAGCTTGATCTGAAAAATGCAGAAGCTTTGCTGGGCGTATATATGTGGGCTGAGGGTATCGTTCCCCTTGAACTGGACAGTTTATCTGTCCCTGTAACGATGGATTATGTGAACCAGGAGCTGAGCGACAGTTTGATGACCCGTAGCGCCACTGAACTGATCAGTGATCATCCTGAACTGCGAAATGTAAGTTTTAAGATCGAGCAGTTAAGGGTTGACCGCAGATGGAAAGTAGAGCAGTTCAAACCCAGTCTGAACCTGAGCTTTAACCCGCTTATGGAAGCAGACGGGAACCCCGTTGCCGGTTTTTCTCCGGAAAATTATAAAGCCGGCCTTACTTTTAGCATGCCGATCTTATTCAGAAAAGAAAGAGGGGGACTCCGTGAAGCCGACATCAAGATCCGTGAAACGGAATTACAGCAGCTGAATAAAAGACAGACTTTGACATTTAAGTTTATCAACTCATTGAATGAATTATCTACTTCATATGAGCAGATTGGACTTTATTCGCAGACAGTACTGGACTATCAGCGGCTGCTGGATGGAGAGCGAAGAAAATTTAATACCGGCGAAAGTTCTTTATTTCTGGTCAATTCCCGGGAAAGCAGTTATATCAATGCCAGGATTAAACTGATCGAACTGAAGTCGAAGAATAATATGGCCCTGCTAAAGTCCCTTTACAGCCTTGGAAAGCTGCCTGAAAGTAAATTTACAACACTCTGA
- a CDS encoding HlyD family secretion protein — MLNISPNSIKDQVDQARYSAMNRVELRRSGKVVMRLFSGLGLVTLLIMFLPWTQNIRTGGNITTVRPDQRPQMVNSVIAGRIERWYVREGDFVQQGDTILYISEIKDEYFDPELLSRTGQQLEAKEGSMESYGSKVEALNDQIQALEQGLILKLQQAENKLIQAQLKVVSDSTDLEAAKIDFQIADEQFKRMQELYDEGLKSLTDFERRKLARQKSQAELISKENKLLSSRNELINSRVEINSIEADYKDKIAKARSEKFTAQSNLFNADAEVTKLRNSYTNYSVRQGFYYITAPQTGYVTKAIQVGIGETIKEGAQIVSIMPALYDLAVEMYVRPIDLPLMEIGQEVRIQFDGWPAIVFSGWPNTSYGTYGGEVFAIDNFISPNGMYRVLVAPDPNDVSWPNALRVGSGAISMVLLKEVPVWYELWRQINGFPPDYYKPSQDNSMAAGDSKK; from the coding sequence ATGCTTAATATTTCGCCAAACTCTATAAAAGATCAGGTGGATCAGGCCAGGTATTCTGCAATGAACCGGGTCGAACTGAGAAGGTCCGGTAAAGTAGTTATGCGACTGTTCAGCGGGTTGGGCCTGGTCACGTTACTGATCATGTTTTTACCATGGACACAGAATATCAGGACCGGCGGAAACATTACGACGGTAAGACCCGATCAGCGTCCTCAGATGGTGAACTCGGTGATCGCCGGGCGTATCGAGAGATGGTATGTACGTGAAGGAGACTTTGTACAGCAAGGTGATACCATTCTATATATCTCGGAGATAAAAGATGAATACTTCGATCCGGAACTGCTATCCAGAACCGGACAGCAGCTGGAGGCAAAAGAGGGCTCTATGGAGTCTTATGGCAGCAAAGTGGAAGCACTGAATGATCAGATACAGGCATTGGAGCAAGGGCTTATTCTGAAGTTGCAGCAGGCTGAAAATAAGCTGATACAGGCACAACTTAAGGTTGTAAGTGATAGTACAGACCTTGAAGCTGCCAAGATCGATTTTCAGATCGCGGATGAGCAGTTCAAGCGAATGCAGGAACTATACGATGAAGGTCTTAAATCACTGACCGACTTCGAGAGGAGAAAACTGGCCAGGCAAAAGTCTCAGGCAGAACTAATTTCTAAAGAGAACAAATTACTGAGTTCAAGAAACGAGCTGATAAATTCGAGAGTGGAGATCAATTCTATTGAGGCCGATTACAAAGATAAGATCGCAAAAGCCAGATCGGAGAAATTTACCGCACAGTCAAATCTGTTCAATGCCGATGCGGAAGTTACCAAGCTCAGGAATTCATATACCAACTACTCGGTAAGACAGGGATTCTATTATATCACCGCACCCCAGACCGGCTACGTGACTAAGGCAATACAGGTGGGAATTGGTGAAACGATCAAGGAAGGGGCACAAATCGTCAGCATTATGCCGGCTTTATATGACCTGGCAGTGGAAATGTACGTTCGTCCCATCGATCTTCCATTGATGGAGATCGGTCAGGAGGTAAGAATACAATTTGATGGCTGGCCAGCGATCGTGTTTTCAGGATGGCCAAATACCAGCTACGGTACCTACGGAGGAGAGGTATTTGCCATCGACAACTTTATCAGTCCAAACGGAATGTATCGGGTGCTGGTAGCCCCTGATCCAAATGATGTGTCATGGCCCAACGCCTTAAGGGTTGGTTCCGGTGCGATCTCAATGGTCTTACTTAAGGAAGTTCCGGTATGGTATGAGCTCTGGCGACAGATCAATGGTTTCCCGCCGGATTATTACAAACCATCTCAGGATAATTCTATGGCTGCAGGTGATAGCAAAAAATGA
- a CDS encoding DUF2892 domain-containing protein encodes MKKNMGNTDRVLRTIIALIAGLLYFSGTVTGTIGIIMLVFAGIFLLTSLVSFCPLYAPFGINTCKTNPES; translated from the coding sequence ATGAAGAAGAACATGGGTAATACCGACCGAGTACTCCGAACAATAATTGCTCTGATTGCAGGCCTGTTGTACTTCAGCGGAACCGTAACCGGCACCATAGGTATCATAATGCTGGTCTTTGCAGGGATCTTTTTACTCACCAGCCTTGTGAGCTTTTGCCCTCTTTATGCACCCTTTGGTATTAATACCTGCAAAACAAATCCTGAATCCTGA
- the typA gene encoding translational GTPase TypA has translation MNISIRNIAIIAHVDHGKTTLVDQILKQSGTFRENQTVEDRVMDSGDLEKERGITISSKNTAVNWKDTKINIVDTPGHADFGGEVERILKMVNGVILLVDAAEGPLPQTKFVLRKSLSLGYKPIVVINKIDRKDARPDAVLNEIFDLFVMLDATNEQLDFPVLYAIAKEGIAKENLEDEGTDLSPLMDTIVDHVPEPDRNIEEPFKMLVSSIDWNDYVGRIAVGRVEQGSIKVNKEVALLDSQGDLKEKARATKLFTFSGLQREPVEQAEAGDIIALAGYEDVNIGDTLTDTADMTPMVYMDLDQPTIAMYFRVNNSPFAGLEGDYVTSNQLKDRLYREVRTNVAMRVEQTESPDIYKVSGRGELQMAILIETMRREGYEFSVSRPEVLFRENDGITYEPFEEVVIDVHQDYSNRVIDNIQQRKGIMTSMSQEGENNRIVFRVPSRGLIGFRGEMLTETRGTGIMHQQFDGYEPFAGEIPGRTRGALIALEKGDVTSYALEGIQDRGQFFVKPGDKVYAGQVVGVNNRSDDMIVNVAKKKNLTNHRATQTADAVKLNQAKDMSLEQCIEFIDNDELMEVTPVSLRIRKTYLDHNERKRQEKKKAEA, from the coding sequence ATGAATATCAGTATCAGAAATATCGCCATCATTGCACACGTAGATCATGGCAAAACAACATTGGTCGACCAGATCTTAAAGCAAAGCGGCACCTTTAGAGAAAATCAAACAGTTGAAGACCGGGTTATGGATTCCGGAGACCTCGAGAAAGAAAGAGGGATCACTATCAGTTCCAAGAACACGGCAGTGAACTGGAAAGACACGAAGATCAATATCGTGGATACTCCCGGTCACGCAGATTTCGGGGGAGAAGTAGAGCGAATTCTGAAAATGGTGAACGGAGTAATATTGCTGGTAGATGCTGCAGAAGGCCCTCTGCCCCAGACAAAGTTCGTACTGCGTAAATCACTGAGCCTTGGCTATAAACCTATTGTGGTGATCAATAAGATCGACCGGAAAGATGCACGCCCAGATGCGGTTCTGAATGAGATATTTGACCTCTTTGTAATGCTGGATGCCACTAATGAGCAACTGGATTTCCCGGTGTTATACGCCATTGCCAAAGAAGGGATCGCCAAAGAAAACCTGGAAGATGAGGGAACGGATCTCTCACCACTGATGGATACCATTGTTGATCATGTGCCCGAGCCTGACCGCAACATCGAAGAGCCTTTTAAGATGCTGGTCAGCAGTATTGACTGGAACGACTATGTAGGAAGGATCGCCGTAGGAAGAGTGGAACAGGGAAGCATCAAAGTAAATAAAGAAGTTGCTCTTCTTGACTCTCAGGGAGACCTGAAAGAGAAAGCCAGAGCTACAAAACTCTTTACCTTCAGCGGATTACAGCGGGAGCCCGTTGAGCAGGCAGAAGCCGGCGATATTATTGCCTTGGCCGGGTACGAGGATGTGAATATCGGAGACACATTAACCGATACTGCAGACATGACCCCTATGGTTTATATGGATCTGGATCAGCCAACGATCGCCATGTATTTCCGCGTTAATAATTCGCCCTTTGCAGGTCTTGAAGGGGATTATGTGACTTCCAATCAGCTTAAAGATCGTTTGTACCGGGAAGTGAGAACCAATGTGGCTATGAGAGTCGAGCAGACCGAAAGTCCGGATATATATAAAGTCTCCGGACGTGGTGAACTGCAGATGGCAATTCTGATAGAGACCATGAGAAGGGAAGGATATGAGTTTTCAGTATCCCGCCCGGAAGTACTCTTCCGTGAGAATGATGGTATTACCTATGAGCCTTTTGAGGAAGTAGTGATCGATGTTCATCAGGATTACAGTAACCGGGTGATCGATAATATCCAGCAGCGTAAAGGGATTATGACTTCTATGAGCCAGGAAGGAGAGAACAACCGGATCGTATTCCGCGTGCCCTCCCGTGGACTTATCGGATTCAGAGGGGAGATGCTTACGGAAACCAGAGGTACAGGGATCATGCACCAGCAGTTTGATGGTTATGAGCCTTTTGCCGGAGAGATCCCGGGCCGTACCCGTGGCGCACTGATCGCCCTGGAAAAAGGAGACGTTACTTCCTATGCACTGGAAGGAATTCAGGACCGGGGTCAGTTCTTTGTGAAGCCCGGTGATAAAGTATATGCAGGGCAGGTAGTGGGTGTGAATAACAGAAGCGACGATATGATCGTGAATGTTGCCAAGAAAAAGAACCTGACCAATCACCGTGCAACTCAGACGGCAGATGCAGTAAAGCTGAATC